Genomic segment of Arachnia propionica:
AGCGTCTCCCGGGGTTCCGGTGGGCGACGGTGGGGTCGCTGCAGGTGCTGGCGCTGCTGGCGGGGTTCGCGACCAGCGGATGGCAGATGGTGCTGGGGCTCGTGAACGTCACGGAAGACGGCTGGTTCGGCAACCCGGGCGAGTTCGGCCTGGACTGGGTGACGGCCCCGCTGCTGAGCTGCCTGCTGACCGGCGGCTACGGCAGGCGGCTCCTCACCTCCCCGCGAAGGCGCAGGAGAGGGCTCACCGATCTGCAGATCTGGGCGGTGGTGCTGGTGCCGGCGGGACTGGTGGTCGCGGCCGTGCTCTGTGCGGTGCCCTTCCTCGGTGGCATGACCCTGGTGCAGGTGATCCCCATGCTCGGGCTCTACTGCGTCGGCATGTGGATCTTCCTGCATTTCATTCGCGGCCTGCCGGGGTTGCGCACCGGGAAACTGATGCTGATCAACTGCCTGATGCCGGCCCTGGCGGTGGTGCAACCCGCCCTCGCCCTGCTGCTGGGGGGCGTTCCCGGCCTCGGCTGGCTTGCCAGGTTGCCCCTCTCGGCCTTCGGCGACTCCGCCCACCTGCTGTCCGGGGCCGGAATCGAACTGAACCTGGGACACTACGGGCTGCTTCCCATCGCGGAGTCGCTGGTGGTGCTCCTGATCTACCTGAACCGGTTGAGGGGTTCCGCTGCCGTCAGGCGGTGACCGCAGATCAGCGATTCGCCGACCAAATCCGCCACAGATCCGCGTACCAGCCCCCGAGCGCCAACAGCTCCTCGTGTGATCCCTCTTCGACGATGCTGCCGCGGTCCAGGACGATGATGTGATCGCATTCCGCGGCCTGGGTGATGCTTCTTCCCCTGGTGACGTCGGTAGCGTGGGAAGACGCCGACCTGGAGGAGATCACGGCCCGGTTGAAGGGTTTCTACGAAACTTCCAGGCCCCGGTAGCCCATCACCGCCGCGTCGTTCAGACGTCTTCCCCGGGCTCGAACTCCTCCCCGCTGACGAGCCCCTTGATGAAGGTGGCGAAGTCCGGGGCCAGGACCGTGACCCGGTATCCCACCTCCTGGTCGACGTGCACCACGCGCGGCTCACCGGTGGGTCCGCATTCCGAATGGTCCAGCATCACCAGGTCGTGGCCACCGCTGGGGCAGTCGGCCAGCACCGGGCCCAGTTCGGGATACCCCGCCTCCTCGATCACGGCCCGGTGCCCCCAGCTGCCGAGCAGCGAAGCGGCTGCCGTCCTGCCGATGGGGCGGATGCTGGTGATGGCGATGTGGTCCTCGGCCCAGGTGGTCGGCTGGTTCGTCGGGAAACAGTTGCGCTCCACGTCGCCTCCGTTGTGCATCCGGGCGAACTCCACCCAGGCGTCGGGGAGCCGGAACCCCAGGGCGGTCTCCACCTCCGCGATGGTTTCGTCGCTGGGTGCGGGTTCGTTCCAGTCCTCGTCACAGAAGTCGCTCCAGAACCCCGTCATGTCGAAGCCGTCGAAGAATCCCGTGCGACGTGGCGTGATACCTCCGGTCATCATGCGCCGAGGATAACCGCGCAAGCCCTAAGCTCAAGCATGGCCGTCACACACTGGTTCGATCCTCCCGGCGGGGTGCCGTCGCCCGCCACCAGCCACCCGGTC
This window contains:
- a CDS encoding SMI1/KNR4 family protein, yielding MMTGGITPRRTGFFDGFDMTGFWSDFCDEDWNEPAPSDETIAEVETALGFRLPDAWVEFARMHNGGDVERNCFPTNQPTTWAEDHIAITSIRPIGRTAAASLLGSWGHRAVIEEAGYPELGPVLADCPSGGHDLVMLDHSECGPTGEPRVVHVDQEVGYRVTVLAPDFATFIKGLVSGEEFEPGEDV